Proteins co-encoded in one Paracrocinitomix mangrovi genomic window:
- the pdhA gene encoding pyruvate dehydrogenase (acetyl-transferring) E1 component subunit alpha: MATKSSTSSKAKKTTKVTKSTRKTTGAKFSKETYIKWYTDMLLIRKFEEKISQLYIQQKFGGFLHLYIGQEAIAVGTVSACKEGDKHITAYRDHGHPIAMGTDPRILAAELYGKVTGCSKGKGGSMHFFDVEKGFMGGHGIVGAQIPMGAGLAFAEKYKGTDNVCFCSFGDGAARQGALHETFNMAMTWKLPVIFIIENNNYAMGTSVERTTNVTDMSKMGLSYEMPSMIVDGMSPESVHEAIEEAAARARRGDGPTLLDIRTYRYKGHSMSDPQKYRTKEEVAEWQEKDPIEHCLRMIKDNKWLTDKKLEEIEEWVKNEVAESIKFAEESPLPDAEELYKDVYKQEDYPYIKEFLA, encoded by the coding sequence ATGGCGACTAAATCTTCAACTAGCAGTAAAGCTAAAAAAACAACTAAAGTTACTAAGAGCACAAGAAAAACTACTGGTGCTAAATTCTCAAAAGAGACATACATCAAGTGGTACACTGATATGTTGCTGATTAGAAAATTTGAGGAAAAAATTTCTCAATTATACATTCAGCAAAAGTTTGGTGGATTCTTGCACTTATACATTGGCCAGGAAGCTATCGCAGTAGGAACAGTATCTGCTTGTAAAGAAGGAGACAAACACATCACTGCTTACAGAGATCACGGTCATCCAATCGCCATGGGAACAGACCCAAGAATTTTAGCTGCTGAGCTTTATGGTAAAGTTACCGGATGCTCTAAAGGTAAAGGTGGATCAATGCACTTTTTTGATGTTGAAAAAGGATTTATGGGAGGTCACGGAATCGTTGGAGCACAAATTCCTATGGGTGCCGGACTCGCATTTGCAGAAAAATATAAAGGGACAGACAATGTTTGTTTCTGTTCTTTTGGTGACGGAGCTGCCAGACAAGGAGCTTTGCATGAAACATTTAACATGGCAATGACTTGGAAGTTACCAGTAATTTTCATCATTGAGAATAACAATTATGCCATGGGTACATCAGTTGAACGTACAACAAACGTAACTGACATGTCTAAAATGGGTCTGTCTTACGAAATGCCATCAATGATAGTTGATGGAATGAGTCCTGAATCAGTTCATGAAGCAATTGAGGAAGCAGCTGCGCGAGCAAGAAGAGGTGATGGACCAACATTGTTAGATATTAGAACTTATAGATATAAAGGTCACTCAATGTCAGATCCTCAAAAGTATAGAACAAAAGAAGAGGTTGCAGAGTGGCAAGAAAAAGATCCAATTGAACATTGCTTAAGAATGATCAAGGACAACAAATGGTTGACTGATAAAAAATTAGAAGAGATTGAAGAGTGGGTTAAGAATGAAGTAGCAGAGTCAATCAAATTTGCTGAGGAGTCTCCGCTTCCGGATGCAGAAGAATTGTACAAAGACGTTTATAAACAAGAAGATTATCCGTACATCAAAGAATTCTTGGCTTAA
- a CDS encoding DUF4956 domain-containing protein translates to MEETQMLYEIKLMDDDFYKLIIKFAINLVFATLLIRYIYYRKTQRKDHLFTYYMISIIAFMICFGLKKLEIGTGMGLGLFAIFGIIRYRTTTVRIKEMTYLFVVIGLSVVNALAGKQISYAELFFINGATVLFVYLLEYVFLQSHENTRTVIYEKIDLIRPEKREELKADLEERTGLQINKISIGKIDFLRDTAQVKIYYHSEDPDEFFPDE, encoded by the coding sequence ATGGAAGAAACGCAAATGTTATATGAGATTAAATTGATGGATGACGACTTTTATAAGTTGATCATCAAATTTGCAATCAATTTAGTTTTTGCAACCTTATTAATTAGATATATCTATTATCGTAAAACGCAACGTAAAGATCATTTATTTACTTATTACATGATCTCAATCATTGCTTTTATGATCTGTTTTGGATTAAAAAAGTTGGAGATTGGAACAGGAATGGGGCTAGGATTGTTTGCCATTTTTGGGATAATCAGGTATCGTACTACAACGGTGCGGATTAAGGAGATGACTTATCTCTTTGTAGTAATTGGTTTATCTGTAGTAAATGCCTTAGCCGGTAAACAAATTAGTTATGCAGAGTTGTTCTTTATTAATGGTGCAACCGTGCTATTTGTTTATTTATTGGAGTATGTCTTTCTGCAAAGTCACGAAAATACTCGCACAGTAATTTATGAGAAGATAGATTTAATCCGTCCAGAGAAAAGGGAGGAATTAAAGGCTGATTTGGAAGAAAGAACAGGATTACAGATCAATAAAATATCAATTGGTAAAATTGACTTCTTGAGAGATACTGCTCAGGTTAAAATATATTACCATTCTGAAGATCCGGATGAATTTTTTCCGGATGAATAA
- a CDS encoding DUF4919 domain-containing protein, whose translation MRANKTLLVCCMLLLSTGLWAQSVSKVNFDIVKDNITDSTSDYYYPKLINRLREGDTTFSHQDYYHLYYGTVFQEYYYPYGTSNTKKEFLEEYKEHHYDNAIKLGKQIIKYYPVDLEVLFKLSVSCLKTGRDEEKRFYAKHYYSFLDVIYYSGDGESLESALVVTSVDHEYYIAGDLGLRVKGHDLIDDCDVLYFSKKDQKKLKGTKKIKRLYFNVRMPLLSLSKSYKDVDLPEPDEE comes from the coding sequence ATGCGCGCAAACAAGACCTTACTTGTATGCTGTATGTTATTGCTATCTACCGGCCTTTGGGCTCAGTCTGTATCAAAAGTTAATTTTGATATAGTAAAAGATAACATTACAGATTCTACGTCAGATTATTATTATCCAAAGTTGATTAACCGCCTAAGGGAGGGTGATACTACTTTTTCACATCAAGATTATTATCATTTGTATTATGGTACAGTTTTTCAAGAATACTATTATCCTTATGGAACTAGTAATACAAAAAAGGAATTTCTTGAGGAGTACAAAGAACATCACTACGATAATGCCATTAAATTAGGTAAGCAAATAATTAAGTATTATCCGGTAGATTTAGAAGTACTTTTTAAATTATCTGTCTCATGTTTAAAGACAGGTAGAGATGAAGAAAAGAGGTTCTATGCCAAACATTACTACTCATTTTTAGATGTTATTTATTACAGTGGTGACGGCGAAAGTTTAGAATCTGCCTTGGTTGTTACCTCGGTGGATCATGAATATTATATAGCCGGTGATTTGGGATTGAGAGTAAAAGGACATGATTTAATTGATGATTGTGATGTACTTTATTTCTCAAAAAAAGACCAGAAGAAATTAAAAGGAACGAAAAAAATCAAAAGACTTTATTTTAATGTCCGAATGCCTTTGTTGAGTTTATCAAAGTCGTACAAAGATGTTGATTTACCTGAACCGGATGAAGAATAA
- a CDS encoding DUF5777 family beta-barrel protein — MKKILLLLIAFSAVKSFGQDKVYESFAGTRVINNHSTECIERNNLEFIVAHKFGDLAGESGGISNFFGFDNLADVRLAFEYGILGNLDVGLGRSKGVGIRTQVVDGYVKYKILEQKTSKMPISMAFVSSIALPYAKKAPDSTSVTSYPRFINRFIFTNQLLITRKFGDRFTWQINLGYNHRNLVAFGDVNGLYFAGTSARFRFTKTLAVLCEYSHVFNRPSSIPAQDPLSFGFEILTGGHTFSLHFSNAKAMNENLFIPLTTSNWLDGQFRFGFFFNRRFQL, encoded by the coding sequence ATGAAAAAAATACTACTACTCCTTATTGCTTTTTCTGCAGTAAAATCTTTTGGTCAGGATAAAGTTTATGAATCATTTGCCGGAACCAGGGTAATCAATAATCACAGTACTGAATGTATTGAACGAAATAATTTAGAATTTATCGTTGCACATAAATTTGGTGATCTTGCAGGGGAATCTGGTGGAATCAGCAACTTTTTTGGATTTGATAATTTGGCTGATGTTCGGTTAGCTTTTGAATACGGAATATTAGGTAATCTGGATGTTGGTTTAGGTAGATCAAAAGGTGTTGGGATTAGAACGCAAGTGGTAGATGGTTATGTGAAGTATAAAATTTTAGAACAAAAAACGTCTAAGATGCCTATTTCAATGGCTTTTGTAAGTTCAATTGCTTTGCCGTATGCAAAAAAAGCACCTGATTCTACATCTGTAACATCTTATCCAAGATTTATCAATCGTTTCATTTTTACAAATCAGCTATTAATTACCAGAAAGTTTGGTGACAGATTTACCTGGCAAATTAATTTGGGATATAATCATAGAAATTTAGTGGCTTTTGGAGATGTGAATGGTTTATATTTTGCCGGAACTTCGGCTAGATTTAGATTTACTAAAACGCTAGCGGTTTTATGCGAATACAGTCATGTATTTAATCGTCCATCATCAATCCCTGCTCAAGATCCATTGAGTTTTGGTTTTGAAATTTTAACGGGAGGACATACCTTTTCATTACATTTTTCAAATGCTAAAGCAATGAATGAGAATTTGTTCATTCCGCTTACAACTTCCAATTGGTTGGACGGCCAATTTAGGTTTGGATTCTTCTTTAATAGAAGATTCCAGTTGTGA
- a CDS encoding pyruvate dehydrogenase complex dihydrolipoamide acetyltransferase, producing the protein MAEIVRMPKLSDTMTEGVVAEWHKKVGDKVSEGDLLADIETDKATMEFESFYEGVLLHIGVDKGGTAPVNAILAVIGEKGENIDALLKDAGNAAPAQEKAEEVKEEAPVVESKPDPTPVQTEVAPVQVAAVATSTNGSANGGRIFASPLAKKMAEEKGINLANVVGSGENQRIVKRDIENYQPSAGGAAATYIPAAAVGTESYTDVPNSQMRKAIAKALSASKFSAPHFYLKMEVDMDNAIAARKAINEQEGVKISFNDMVVKAVAAALRRHPKVNADWMGDYIRYNDHIHVGVAVAVEDGLVVPVVKFTDTKGIAQIGAEIKDLAGRAREKKIQPEEMQGGTFAVSNLGMYGIEDFTSIINPPNGCILSVGQIKSTPVVKNGEIVPGNVMKLSLSCDHRVVDGAVGSEFLRTLKELLENPVRMLV; encoded by the coding sequence ATGGCTGAAATCGTAAGAATGCCCAAATTATCAGATACAATGACAGAAGGTGTTGTTGCTGAGTGGCATAAAAAAGTAGGAGATAAAGTTTCTGAAGGAGATTTATTAGCTGACATTGAAACCGACAAAGCGACCATGGAATTTGAGTCGTTTTACGAAGGTGTGCTTTTACACATTGGTGTTGATAAAGGAGGTACTGCCCCTGTAAATGCCATTTTAGCGGTGATCGGAGAAAAAGGAGAAAACATTGATGCCTTGTTGAAAGATGCAGGAAATGCTGCTCCGGCTCAAGAAAAAGCTGAAGAAGTAAAAGAAGAAGCTCCTGTAGTTGAAAGTAAACCAGACCCAACTCCAGTTCAAACAGAAGTAGCACCTGTTCAAGTTGCAGCTGTTGCTACAAGCACTAACGGAAGTGCAAATGGAGGAAGAATATTTGCTTCACCTTTAGCTAAAAAAATGGCTGAAGAAAAAGGAATTAATCTGGCAAACGTTGTTGGTTCTGGAGAAAATCAAAGAATTGTAAAAAGAGATATTGAAAACTATCAGCCATCAGCAGGTGGTGCAGCAGCAACTTATATTCCTGCTGCAGCTGTAGGAACTGAATCTTACACTGATGTTCCTAATTCTCAAATGAGAAAAGCGATTGCAAAAGCACTTTCTGCTTCTAAATTCTCTGCGCCTCACTTCTACTTGAAAATGGAAGTTGATATGGACAATGCAATTGCAGCAAGAAAAGCAATCAATGAGCAAGAAGGAGTTAAAATCTCATTCAACGATATGGTTGTTAAAGCAGTTGCAGCTGCGCTAAGAAGACACCCTAAAGTAAATGCAGACTGGATGGGAGATTATATCCGTTATAATGATCACATTCATGTTGGTGTAGCAGTAGCAGTTGAAGATGGTTTAGTTGTACCTGTTGTTAAGTTCACAGACACTAAAGGTATTGCTCAAATTGGAGCCGAGATTAAAGACTTAGCAGGTAGAGCAAGAGAGAAAAAGATTCAACCAGAAGAAATGCAAGGAGGAACTTTTGCAGTTTCAAACCTTGGAATGTATGGTATTGAGGATTTTACGTCAATTATCAATCCACCAAACGGATGTATCTTATCAGTAGGACAAATCAAATCAACTCCGGTTGTAAAAAATGGAGAGATTGTTCCTGGTAATGTAATGAAACTAAGCTTATCATGTGACCATAGAGTTGTTGACGGTGCGGTTGGTTCAGAATTCTTAAGAACATTAAAAGAATTGCTTGAAAACCCAGTTAGAATGCTGGTTTAA
- the recG gene encoding ATP-dependent DNA helicase RecG, producing the protein MKNVLSTPIVYLKGVGPKRGEILQKEANIHTYRDLLNYFPFRYIDKSAYHKVSDIPFQEGAVQLKGQIIGYKEVKQGRTKRLEVRFEDETGIIELIWFKGGKWIIPKLEKGGWAKVYGKAKKYGAKFNIAHPEIEFLNGPNEDSLGLQAVYHSGEKLQNLGFTSKGFERIVAQLLPALKNQIHEFLPDWLMADLNLMSREQAYFEIHQPSSYEMAQKAQVRLKFEELFILQMELLFRKEITKKKIKGLKLETVGAHFNEFYKEHLPFDLTGAQKRVIKEIRSDIGSGIHMNRLLQGDVGSGKTLVALMVMLIAIDNGYQACMMAPTEILANQHYNTICEFLAKMDLKVALLTGSTKKADRKILHEQLRAGEINILVGTHALLEDVVMYKDLGIAIIDEQHRFGVAQRSKLWKKNLLPPHILVMTATPIPRTLALTFYGDLDISVIDEMPPGRKEIQTSHRFESARLNVFQFLENEITKGRQVYIVYPLIQESEKLDYENLMDGYEAITKRFPLPKYKVSIVHGKMKPEDKDYEMKMFSEGKTNIMVATTVIEVGVNVPNASVMVIESAQKFGLSQLHQLRGRVGRGADQSYCILMTNHKLGEDAKKRLMTMVETNDGFKISEVDLKLRGPGDIMGTQQSGLLNLKLSDLSRDAQIVKLARIKAEELIERDPNLSEKGHQKIAQVLRKVLKEKPNWSRIS; encoded by the coding sequence ATGAAAAATGTATTATCCACTCCCATTGTCTACCTAAAAGGTGTTGGCCCTAAAAGGGGTGAGATTTTACAGAAAGAAGCAAACATTCACACCTACAGAGATCTACTGAATTATTTTCCTTTTAGATATATAGATAAGTCGGCTTATCATAAAGTATCTGATATTCCTTTTCAAGAAGGTGCTGTTCAATTAAAAGGACAAATTATTGGATACAAAGAAGTAAAACAAGGAAGAACAAAAAGGTTAGAAGTTAGATTTGAAGATGAAACGGGCATTATAGAACTTATCTGGTTTAAAGGTGGAAAGTGGATCATTCCCAAACTTGAAAAAGGAGGATGGGCAAAGGTTTATGGAAAGGCAAAAAAGTATGGTGCAAAATTCAATATTGCGCATCCAGAAATTGAATTTTTAAATGGTCCAAACGAAGACAGTCTTGGTTTGCAAGCTGTTTATCATTCAGGAGAAAAATTACAAAATCTGGGATTTACGTCAAAAGGTTTTGAAAGAATAGTAGCCCAATTATTACCTGCCTTAAAAAACCAAATCCACGAGTTTTTACCTGACTGGTTAATGGCTGATTTGAATTTAATGAGCAGAGAGCAAGCTTACTTTGAAATTCATCAACCCAGCTCCTATGAAATGGCTCAAAAAGCACAGGTTCGTCTTAAGTTTGAGGAACTTTTCATACTTCAAATGGAATTGCTGTTTAGAAAGGAAATCACCAAGAAAAAAATTAAGGGATTGAAATTGGAAACAGTTGGTGCCCATTTCAATGAATTTTACAAAGAACATTTACCATTTGATTTAACCGGAGCTCAAAAAAGGGTGATCAAAGAAATAAGATCAGATATTGGTTCCGGAATTCACATGAACAGATTATTGCAAGGAGATGTTGGTAGTGGAAAAACATTGGTTGCATTAATGGTAATGCTGATAGCTATAGATAACGGTTACCAGGCTTGCATGATGGCTCCGACTGAAATTTTGGCCAATCAACATTATAATACCATTTGTGAATTCCTCGCAAAAATGGATTTAAAAGTTGCTTTGCTTACCGGATCAACCAAAAAAGCAGATCGTAAAATATTACATGAACAATTGCGAGCCGGTGAGATCAATATTCTAGTGGGAACTCATGCATTATTAGAAGATGTTGTGATGTACAAAGATTTAGGCATTGCAATTATTGATGAGCAGCATAGATTTGGTGTAGCGCAAAGGTCAAAGCTTTGGAAGAAAAACTTATTACCTCCTCACATTTTGGTGATGACCGCCACTCCTATCCCAAGAACTTTAGCTTTAACTTTTTATGGGGATTTGGACATTTCAGTGATTGATGAAATGCCTCCAGGTAGAAAAGAAATACAAACATCTCACAGATTTGAATCTGCCAGACTAAATGTTTTCCAATTTTTAGAAAATGAAATAACTAAAGGCAGACAGGTTTATATCGTATATCCATTAATTCAAGAATCTGAAAAGTTGGACTATGAAAACTTAATGGATGGATATGAAGCTATTACTAAGCGTTTTCCTTTGCCAAAATACAAAGTGAGCATAGTTCACGGCAAAATGAAACCTGAAGACAAGGATTACGAGATGAAGATGTTTTCAGAAGGAAAAACCAATATAATGGTGGCGACAACAGTAATTGAGGTTGGTGTGAATGTTCCTAACGCATCTGTTATGGTAATTGAAAGTGCGCAAAAATTTGGATTGTCCCAGCTGCATCAGTTGAGAGGCCGAGTTGGAAGAGGTGCAGATCAATCATACTGCATTTTAATGACCAATCATAAATTGGGAGAAGATGCAAAAAAGCGACTAATGACCATGGTTGAAACAAATGATGGTTTTAAAATTTCAGAGGTAGATTTAAAATTGAGAGGTCCGGGAGATATTATGGGTACCCAGCAAAGTGGCTTGTTAAATCTTAAATTATCTGACCTGTCCAGAGACGCTCAAATAGTTAAATTAGCCCGAATCAAAGCAGAAGAATTGATAGAAAGAGATCCCAACCTCAGTGAAAAAGGGCATCAAAAAATTGCTCAGGTTTTGCGAAAAGTATTGAAAGAAAAACCAAACTGGAGCCGTATTTCATAA
- a CDS encoding polyphosphate polymerase domain-containing protein → MSEEKLYKEKELLQLFDPIYLDQMADFELMNRVDTKFVLSRSTLNEILPELAKAYWALEVEGTKLSAYKTQYFDTSDFNFYLDHHNGRGNRFKVRIRKYVESGIYYLEIKRKFKGRTVKKRIKIGDFEDELSAGSKEFIQAVLEKEVGLEHKLFNTFDRMTLVSKTDKERLTIDLNLSYETKDEVVKFENVVIAELKQERFSTDSLFYKLMKKNIIRPNGFSKYCFGAITLNDQLKYNNFKEKKLLIDKLD, encoded by the coding sequence ATGAGTGAAGAAAAGCTGTACAAAGAAAAGGAGCTACTCCAACTGTTTGATCCAATTTACCTGGACCAAATGGCAGACTTTGAACTCATGAACAGGGTGGATACTAAATTTGTTTTAAGCAGAAGTACGTTAAACGAAATTTTACCTGAACTGGCTAAAGCTTATTGGGCGCTTGAAGTAGAAGGAACCAAATTGAGCGCGTATAAAACGCAATATTTTGATACTTCAGATTTTAATTTTTACCTGGATCACCATAACGGAAGAGGAAATAGGTTTAAAGTGAGAATCAGAAAATACGTTGAATCCGGTATATACTATTTGGAAATCAAAAGAAAATTTAAAGGGAGAACCGTTAAAAAGCGTATTAAAATTGGTGATTTTGAGGATGAATTGTCTGCAGGATCAAAGGAATTTATCCAGGCAGTTTTGGAAAAGGAAGTAGGCTTGGAGCATAAGTTGTTTAACACCTTTGACCGAATGACACTGGTGAGTAAAACAGATAAAGAACGGCTGACAATAGATTTAAATTTGAGCTACGAAACTAAAGATGAAGTAGTGAAATTTGAAAATGTTGTAATAGCTGAATTGAAGCAAGAACGTTTTAGCACAGATAGTTTGTTTTACAAATTGATGAAGAAAAACATTATTCGTCCTAATGGATTTAGTAAATATTGTTTTGGAGCTATAACTTTGAATGATCAATTGAAGTATAACAACTTCAAAGAGAAGAAACTTTTAATAGATAAACTTGATTAA
- a CDS encoding c-type cytochrome, which translates to MLKRLLLLVVLLSVGVGVLSFVNASSGEYSAYSHSKNLQQEDFSNWTVQKALIELGDQKPVHYLEKIDPDSAKIGERLIKYGELEDGSIDRISKYFVCTDCHNIVLETDDPADESPDRVLKYSMKNKVPFLPGSTFYSMYNKEHWYNGDYDKKYGDLVKNTRDTLYNAIQLCATQCSQGRELEFWEIRCIIHYYKTLELKISDLVFTSQELNQLSALNEKNKKDGVKLLKSKYNTYNDAHFGTSKIPVIPDYQPNFESGKYIYEGGCLHCHAYGKGITNFDLGMDKLSFKFLAAKKEKYNSFSISHITRYGTYSISGRKQYMPQYTFENMSDKQMLDLIYFIETKAKE; encoded by the coding sequence ATGCTAAAGAGATTATTACTACTTGTCGTGCTTTTAAGTGTAGGGGTAGGTGTTTTATCCTTTGTTAATGCCTCATCCGGAGAATATTCGGCTTACTCGCACAGCAAAAATTTACAACAGGAAGATTTCAGTAATTGGACAGTTCAAAAAGCCTTAATTGAACTCGGTGATCAAAAACCTGTACATTATTTAGAAAAAATTGATCCTGATTCTGCAAAAATTGGAGAACGTCTAATCAAGTATGGTGAGTTGGAAGATGGTTCAATTGATCGCATTTCAAAATATTTTGTTTGCACTGATTGTCATAATATCGTACTTGAGACGGATGATCCTGCGGATGAATCTCCCGACAGAGTATTAAAATATAGCATGAAAAATAAGGTGCCTTTTTTACCAGGTTCTACATTTTATAGTATGTATAACAAAGAACATTGGTACAATGGGGATTATGATAAAAAGTATGGCGATTTGGTGAAGAATACCAGAGATACACTTTACAATGCCATTCAATTGTGTGCCACTCAGTGTTCGCAAGGGAGAGAGCTTGAGTTTTGGGAAATAAGATGCATAATTCACTATTATAAAACACTAGAGTTAAAAATCTCTGATTTGGTTTTTACTTCTCAAGAATTAAATCAACTATCTGCTTTAAATGAAAAGAATAAAAAGGATGGTGTCAAGTTGCTGAAATCAAAGTATAACACATACAATGATGCACATTTTGGAACTTCAAAAATTCCTGTTATTCCGGATTATCAACCCAATTTTGAAAGTGGTAAGTATATATATGAGGGAGGTTGTTTACATTGTCACGCTTATGGCAAAGGAATTACCAATTTTGATTTAGGGATGGATAAACTATCTTTTAAATTTTTAGCGGCGAAAAAAGAGAAGTATAACAGTTTTTCAATTTCTCACATAACTAGATACGGAACTTATTCAATTAGTGGTAGAAAGCAATACATGCCACAATATACTTTTGAAAATATGAGCGATAAACAGATGTTGGATTTGATCTATTTTATCGAAACAAAAGCTAAAGAATGA
- a CDS encoding Hsp20/alpha crystallin family protein has product MKKKFSRIWKNLKGKLSQFLNSNNSNSREPIAVPIAGIKEDQIICDPDEGILVIEAERRIYIEEADRFESWKMHNTYGFDRYLFLPNGVSVKRVKTKIEPDQVKIYW; this is encoded by the coding sequence ATGAAAAAGAAGTTTAGTAGAATTTGGAAAAATCTAAAAGGAAAGTTGAGTCAATTTCTGAACTCAAATAATTCGAATAGCAGAGAACCAATTGCTGTGCCAATTGCAGGAATCAAAGAGGATCAAATTATTTGTGATCCGGATGAAGGAATTTTAGTTATTGAGGCTGAACGGCGAATTTATATTGAAGAAGCTGACAGGTTTGAGTCATGGAAAATGCACAATACCTATGGCTTCGACAGGTATTTGTTTCTTCCAAACGGCGTTTCTGTTAAAAGAGTGAAGACAAAAATTGAACCCGATCAAGTAAAAATTTACTGGTAG
- a CDS encoding cytidine deaminase — protein sequence MQEKKIVVRFQETNQIDQFNEEIQTLISQTKAFSANAYAPYSNFKVSAGLVLDNGEIIKGTNVENASYPVSICAERTLLSHAVSNYPNNVIKTMAVYVDKAIGSPVSPCGVCRQTLLEIELKQKSPIQLILVSKEGVYWIFDSAKDLLPVYFDGEAL from the coding sequence ATGCAAGAAAAAAAGATTGTCGTTCGTTTTCAAGAAACAAATCAGATAGATCAATTTAATGAAGAAATACAAACGTTAATTTCTCAAACCAAAGCTTTTTCTGCCAATGCCTATGCTCCTTATTCTAACTTCAAAGTTAGTGCAGGATTAGTATTAGATAACGGTGAAATTATTAAAGGAACCAACGTTGAAAATGCTTCTTATCCTGTATCCATTTGTGCAGAACGAACCTTACTTTCACACGCAGTTAGTAACTACCCAAACAATGTCATCAAAACCATGGCTGTGTATGTAGATAAAGCCATTGGATCACCTGTTTCACCTTGTGGTGTTTGCAGACAGACATTATTGGAAATAGAATTGAAACAAAAAAGTCCTATTCAGCTAATTCTAGTCAGTAAAGAGGGAGTGTATTGGATTTTTGACAGTGCAAAAGATTTACTTCCGGTTTATTTTGACGGAGAAGCACTTTAA
- a CDS encoding phosphoglycerate kinase, producing MKNISSYNFAGKRALIRVDFNVPLNKETLEVTDDTRIKAAIPTIKKVLESGGSVVLMSHLGRPKNIPEDKFSLKNIISKVEENLGQSIQFATDCISAKAFEMSANLKPGEVLLLENLRFHEGEKKGDVEMAKKLAQHGDVYINDAFGTAHRAHASTAVIAQFFPNDKMFGYLIEKEIESVDKVLKSNQKPLTAIVGGAKVSSKISIITELMNKVDNLIVGGGMAYTFIKAQGGQIGNSLVEEDFLETAREIMSAAKEKGVNLLIPTDTIIADEFSNEANTKSVKIDQIPDGWMGLDIAEDSIKAFKQCVLDSKLILWNGPMGVFELEKFQNGTKEIALAVAKATKNGAFSLVGGGDSVAAVNQFHLADQVSHVSTGGGAMLEYLEGVTLPGIAAIIND from the coding sequence ATGAAAAACATTTCTTCTTACAACTTTGCTGGAAAAAGAGCTTTAATTAGAGTAGATTTTAATGTTCCATTGAACAAAGAAACGCTTGAAGTAACTGACGATACAAGAATCAAGGCTGCTATCCCTACTATAAAAAAGGTGTTGGAGTCAGGAGGAAGTGTTGTCTTGATGTCTCATTTAGGGCGTCCAAAAAACATTCCTGAAGACAAGTTTTCATTGAAAAATATCATTTCAAAAGTGGAAGAGAATCTGGGGCAGTCAATTCAGTTTGCAACTGACTGTATTAGTGCTAAGGCTTTTGAAATGTCAGCTAATTTAAAACCTGGAGAAGTATTGTTGCTTGAAAATTTGAGATTCCATGAAGGAGAAAAGAAAGGTGATGTTGAAATGGCTAAAAAATTAGCTCAACACGGAGATGTGTATATCAATGATGCATTTGGAACTGCACATAGAGCACACGCATCAACTGCAGTAATTGCTCAGTTTTTTCCAAACGACAAAATGTTTGGATATCTAATTGAGAAAGAAATTGAGAGTGTAGATAAAGTGTTGAAATCAAATCAAAAACCTTTAACCGCAATTGTAGGTGGTGCAAAAGTTTCATCCAAAATATCAATTATCACTGAGTTGATGAATAAAGTAGATAACTTGATTGTTGGTGGAGGAATGGCTTATACTTTTATCAAGGCACAAGGAGGTCAAATTGGTAATTCTTTGGTAGAAGAAGACTTCTTGGAAACGGCAAGAGAAATCATGTCAGCAGCAAAGGAGAAAGGAGTTAATTTGTTGATTCCAACTGATACTATTATAGCAGATGAGTTTTCCAATGAGGCCAATACTAAATCTGTAAAAATTGATCAAATACCTGATGGTTGGATGGGATTAGATATTGCTGAAGATTCAATTAAAGCTTTCAAACAGTGTGTACTTGATTCTAAATTGATATTGTGGAATGGACCAATGGGAGTTTTTGAATTAGAAAAATTTCAAAACGGAACCAAGGAGATAGCCTTAGCTGTGGCAAAAGCTACTAAAAATGGTGCCTTTTCTTTAGTTGGTGGAGGTGATTCTGTTGCCGCAGTAAATCAATTTCATTTGGCAGATCAGGTAAGTCATGTATCAACTGGTGGTGGTGCTATGTTAGAGTATCTTGAAGGCGTTACATTACCTGGTATTGCAGCTATTATAAACGATTGA